In Chryseobacterium turcicum, a single window of DNA contains:
- a CDS encoding acyl-CoA carboxylase subunit beta produces MDIEFNKREDQNKLKLSEINRLLTEIKKGGGEKKLQKLRDEGKMTARERIEYLLDKNSDSIEIGAFAGYEMYEEHGGCPSGGVVVVMGYVSGKQCLVVANDASVKAGAWFPITGKKNLRAQEIAMENRLPIIYLVDSAGVYLPMQDEIFPDKEMFGRIFRNNAKMSASGIIQISAVMGSCVAGGAYLPIMSDEAMIVDKTGSIFLAGSYLVKAAIGETIDNETLGGATTHCSISGVTDYKAKDDKDALDRIKNIMKSVGSYEKAGFDRIESFPPKEKIDNIFGIMPASRAEQYDTLEIIKCIVDNSEFEEYKADYGKTIICATARVDGWSVGIVANQRKLVKSGKGEMQFGGVIYSDSADKATRFIANCNQRKIPLIFLQDVTGFMVGSKSEHGGIIKDGAKMVNAVSNSIVPKFTIITGNSYGAGNYAMCGKAYDPRLIVAWPWADLAVMGGTQAAKVLAQIQESTLKKQGKEISEEEHNEILDTITKKYQKQTEATYAASRLWTDAIINPIDTRKWISMGIEAANHSPITEKFNLGVIQV; encoded by the coding sequence ATGGATATTGAATTTAACAAAAGAGAAGATCAAAATAAATTAAAATTATCTGAAATAAACCGTTTGCTGACCGAAATAAAAAAAGGAGGCGGTGAAAAAAAACTTCAGAAACTTCGTGACGAAGGGAAAATGACAGCCAGAGAAAGAATAGAATATCTTCTTGATAAAAATTCAGATTCCATAGAAATTGGTGCTTTTGCAGGCTACGAAATGTATGAGGAACATGGTGGCTGCCCAAGTGGTGGTGTTGTCGTGGTAATGGGTTATGTTTCAGGTAAGCAATGTTTAGTTGTAGCGAATGATGCTTCAGTAAAAGCGGGAGCGTGGTTTCCGATTACAGGAAAGAAAAACCTGAGAGCTCAGGAAATTGCGATGGAAAACAGACTTCCAATCATCTACCTGGTAGATTCTGCAGGAGTATATCTTCCGATGCAGGACGAAATTTTCCCTGATAAAGAAATGTTTGGCAGAATTTTCAGAAACAATGCTAAAATGAGCGCTTCTGGGATTATTCAAATCTCAGCAGTAATGGGAAGTTGCGTTGCAGGTGGAGCTTACCTTCCGATTATGAGTGACGAAGCGATGATTGTTGATAAAACTGGGTCTATTTTCCTTGCAGGAAGTTATTTAGTGAAAGCTGCAATTGGCGAAACTATTGACAACGAAACTTTGGGTGGAGCAACAACACACTGCTCGATTTCTGGAGTTACTGACTATAAAGCTAAAGATGATAAAGATGCTTTAGACCGTATTAAAAATATTATGAAATCTGTCGGAAGCTATGAAAAAGCTGGTTTCGACAGAATTGAAAGTTTTCCACCAAAAGAAAAAATAGATAATATCTTCGGAATTATGCCAGCTTCTAGAGCTGAACAGTATGATACCTTAGAAATTATTAAATGTATTGTTGATAACTCTGAATTTGAAGAATACAAAGCTGATTACGGTAAAACTATCATCTGTGCAACCGCAAGAGTTGACGGTTGGTCTGTAGGAATCGTTGCTAACCAAAGAAAACTGGTAAAAAGCGGTAAAGGTGAAATGCAGTTTGGAGGTGTAATTTATTCTGATTCTGCTGATAAAGCAACAAGATTTATAGCCAACTGTAACCAAAGAAAAATCCCTTTAATCTTCTTACAAGACGTAACAGGATTTATGGTAGGTTCAAAATCAGAACATGGTGGTATCATCAAAGACGGTGCAAAAATGGTAAATGCAGTGTCTAATTCTATAGTTCCTAAATTTACCATCATCACCGGAAATTCTTACGGTGCCGGTAACTATGCAATGTGTGGAAAAGCGTACGACCCAAGATTAATCGTTGCTTGGCCATGGGCAGATTTAGCCGTAATGGGGGGAACACAGGCTGCAAAAGTTTTGGCACAGATTCAAGAATCTACTTTGAAAAAGCAAGGAAAAGAAATTTCTGAAGAAGAACACAACGAAATTTTAGATACCATTACAAAAAAATATCAAAAACAAACAGAAGCGACCTATGCAGCTTCAAGATTGTGGACAGACGCTATCATCAACCCTATCGATACTAGAAAATGGATTTCTATGGGAATTGAAGCGGCAAACCATTCTCCGATAACTGAGAAATTCAATTTAGGAGTTATTCAAGTCTGA
- a CDS encoding DMT family transporter, whose protein sequence is MQKLALFRLHLIVFLWGFTAILGKLITANAHILVFYRMLFAAIFLYAFIRIYKKESIKVSKKLFFQLSGVGFFMALHWYCFFYSIKVSNVSIALSCLSLSTLFASVLEPIVFKRKIDISEVVMGTVIVACILLIFKTEFQYKEGIFYGVLCAIFGTVFSVFNGKLFGKTSSGNIIFYEIFSGWFILMLFYLVTGQMMQMKEINYRDLALIGLLASVFTAYPMFESVKLMKYISPFTLILTVNLEPVYGIILAFFIFGESEHMSPVFYVASLVMILAIVVNALIKTRKQKNIN, encoded by the coding sequence ATGCAGAAATTAGCACTTTTCAGATTACATTTAATCGTTTTTTTATGGGGTTTTACAGCAATTTTAGGAAAGCTGATTACCGCCAATGCCCATATTCTTGTTTTCTACAGAATGCTATTTGCTGCCATATTTCTTTATGCATTTATAAGGATTTATAAAAAAGAAAGCATTAAAGTTTCAAAAAAACTATTCTTTCAATTATCAGGAGTTGGTTTTTTTATGGCGCTGCACTGGTATTGCTTTTTTTATTCGATAAAAGTTTCTAATGTTTCTATTGCTTTAAGTTGTCTCTCGTTATCTACTTTGTTTGCTTCGGTTTTGGAGCCTATTGTTTTTAAAAGGAAAATTGATATTTCAGAAGTGGTAATGGGAACGGTGATTGTAGCCTGCATCTTGCTTATTTTCAAAACAGAATTTCAATATAAAGAAGGAATTTTTTATGGCGTTCTGTGCGCTATTTTCGGAACCGTATTTTCAGTTTTTAATGGGAAACTTTTCGGTAAAACCAGTTCTGGAAATATTATTTTTTACGAAATTTTCTCAGGATGGTTTATTTTGATGTTATTTTACCTCGTGACGGGACAAATGATGCAGATGAAGGAAATAAATTATAGAGATCTTGCGTTAATAGGCTTATTGGCAAGTGTATTTACAGCGTATCCTATGTTTGAATCTGTGAAGCTGATGAAATATATTTCGCCTTTCACTTTAATTTTAACAGTTAATTTAGAACCAGTTTACGGAATTATACTAGCTTTTTTTATCTTTGGAGAATCAGAACACATGAGCCCAGTATTTTATGTTGCATCTTTGGTTATGATTTTGGCTATTGTGGTAAACGCACTGATAAAAACTAGAAAACAAAAAAACATTAACTAA
- a CDS encoding putative type IX sorting system protein PorV2, which produces MMKKYLLLVFSLLFGFSQSQIIRKYSNEFLNIGAGARGIGMGGAVMTSQDDVYSPMWNPAGLNGITRDWQGAAMHAEYFESIAKYDYLAYAKVLETGVFGVSVVRLGVDNILNTTQLIDTEGNIDYDKITKFSQSDYAGIISYAFNPGGNPKLDVGVNAKIVYRNVGKFASGYGFGFDVGAIYKADNGWKFGGVLRDATTTVNFWSVNQKELSTIVNGEEFNPAPTDKMELTMPKLNAGASKLFNINSSLYVLPEAGINVDFAKTAALLSTDFASITPYAGAELGYQKMIFVRLGVNRFQSITDIEDLQRKVSFQPSAGIGIRYRGLTLDYAISNSGIGGSNFYSNFFSLKLDMGEFRND; this is translated from the coding sequence ATGATGAAAAAATATCTATTATTAGTATTTTCCCTTTTATTTGGGTTTTCTCAATCTCAGATTATCAGAAAATATTCCAACGAATTTTTAAATATAGGAGCCGGCGCCCGAGGAATCGGTATGGGTGGTGCTGTGATGACTAGTCAGGATGATGTATATTCACCGATGTGGAATCCCGCAGGTTTAAACGGTATTACCCGAGATTGGCAAGGGGCGGCAATGCACGCAGAATATTTTGAATCTATCGCTAAATATGATTATTTGGCTTACGCAAAAGTTTTAGAAACAGGTGTTTTCGGAGTTTCTGTAGTTCGTTTAGGAGTTGATAATATTTTAAATACAACTCAGCTAATCGATACGGAAGGAAATATCGATTATGATAAAATTACTAAATTCTCACAATCAGATTATGCAGGAATTATTTCTTACGCATTCAATCCTGGTGGAAATCCGAAATTGGATGTCGGTGTAAATGCTAAAATTGTTTACAGAAATGTAGGAAAATTTGCAAGCGGATATGGTTTTGGTTTTGATGTTGGAGCTATTTATAAAGCTGATAATGGCTGGAAATTCGGTGGTGTTCTTCGTGACGCTACCACAACAGTCAACTTCTGGAGTGTAAATCAAAAAGAATTGTCTACCATTGTCAATGGTGAAGAATTTAACCCTGCTCCAACCGATAAAATGGAATTAACAATGCCGAAGCTAAATGCAGGAGCAAGTAAATTATTCAATATAAACAGCAGTTTGTATGTTTTACCAGAAGCCGGAATTAATGTAGATTTTGCTAAAACGGCGGCTCTTCTTTCAACAGATTTTGCAAGTATCACACCATATGCCGGAGCTGAATTAGGATATCAGAAAATGATTTTTGTGAGATTGGGAGTCAACAGATTTCAGTCGATTACAGATATTGAAGATCTTCAGCGAAAAGTTTCTTTTCAGCCAAGTGCAGGTATTGGAATCCGTTACAGAGGTTTAACGCTTGACTATGCGATCAGTAATTCTGGAATCGGAGGTTCTAATTTTTATTCTAATTTCTTCTCATTAAAACTAGATATGGGAGAATTTAGAAATGACTAA
- a CDS encoding fasciclin domain-containing protein — MNTRSKIAVFGMVALSFAFSGNAAAQQMKEKTVMVGGAAMYPSKNIIENAVNSKDHKTLVAAVKAAGLVETLQSKGPFTVFAPTDAAFAKLPKGTVENLVKPENKAMLTKILTYHVLPGKYSAKQVWAAVKAGNGKAMMKTVQGEQLTFWTKGKDLYVTDAKGNKAKVTIADVNQSNGVIHVIDTVLMP; from the coding sequence ATGAACACAAGATCAAAAATCGCAGTATTCGGAATGGTGGCTTTATCATTCGCATTCAGTGGAAATGCAGCTGCACAGCAAATGAAAGAAAAAACAGTAATGGTAGGTGGTGCAGCAATGTATCCTTCGAAAAACATTATTGAAAATGCAGTAAATTCTAAAGATCATAAAACTTTGGTTGCCGCAGTAAAAGCAGCTGGTTTAGTAGAAACATTGCAAAGTAAAGGTCCGTTTACCGTTTTCGCTCCTACCGATGCTGCATTCGCAAAATTACCTAAAGGAACAGTAGAGAATCTGGTAAAACCTGAGAATAAGGCAATGCTTACAAAGATTTTAACGTACCACGTTTTACCTGGAAAGTACAGTGCTAAACAAGTTTGGGCAGCCGTGAAAGCAGGAAATGGTAAAGCAATGATGAAAACAGTACAAGGAGAACAATTAACTTTCTGGACGAAAGGAAAAGATTTATATGTAACCGATGCAAAAGGTAACAAAGCAAAAGTTACCATTGCAGACGTGAATCAATCAAATGGTGTAATACATGTAATTGACACGGTATTGATGCCTTAA
- a CDS encoding RNA polymerase sigma factor: MLRQQNESGFHHLYDNYSGALYGVILRIVQSKEYTEEIIQDVFVKIWNSIHQYDAAKGRFYTWMINIARNTAIDYLKSKSFQNQLKNQPLPDFVYENAELSTTNNSDFIGFNKVLESLESDKQELIDLAYYQGFTQSEISEKLNMPLGTVKTKMRNALIKLKDLLKDYQ, translated from the coding sequence TTGTTGAGACAGCAAAATGAATCTGGTTTTCATCACTTGTATGATAACTATTCGGGTGCATTATATGGTGTAATCCTCAGAATTGTTCAGTCTAAAGAATATACAGAAGAAATTATTCAGGATGTTTTTGTGAAAATCTGGAATTCTATTCATCAATATGATGCTGCGAAAGGAAGATTTTATACTTGGATGATTAATATCGCCAGAAATACGGCCATTGATTATCTTAAATCTAAAAGTTTCCAAAACCAACTTAAAAACCAACCTTTACCAGATTTCGTATATGAGAATGCGGAACTTTCAACTACCAATAATTCAGATTTTATTGGGTTTAATAAAGTGCTCGAAAGTTTGGAATCTGATAAGCAAGAACTCATTGATCTTGCCTACTATCAAGGGTTTACGCAGAGTGAAATATCAGAAAAACTGAATATGCCTTTAGGTACTGTTAAGACAAAAATGCGAAATGCATTGATTAAATTAAAAGACTTGTTAAAAGATTATCAATAA
- a CDS encoding anti-sigma factor: protein MDSKEYISSGILESYILGLASPEEAGILECVMKNNAEVKAAYEEAQQTFELLATAQAVTPPNDLKSKIWDKIQLEQKVVDEKPIIPIHNVEPKTESQQATQEIKVEKNNNWKNFAVAASVLFLVSIGGNLYWMNSQSDIKKELADLKSDKQSQNLAMQNLEQKLKITSNPNMLKIVLAGVEKHPESNAVVYWDKTSKDVYLTANSLPKAPEGMQYQLWAIADGKPVSAGMYTDEKDAKIALSTIPKAEAFAITLEKEGGSTVPTMENMYVMGGV from the coding sequence TTGGATAGTAAAGAATACATATCATCCGGAATTCTAGAATCGTACATTCTAGGTCTTGCTTCTCCCGAGGAAGCAGGTATTTTGGAGTGTGTGATGAAGAATAATGCAGAAGTGAAAGCCGCTTATGAAGAAGCGCAGCAAACTTTTGAATTGCTTGCAACGGCGCAGGCGGTGACACCACCCAACGATTTAAAATCAAAAATCTGGGATAAAATTCAACTTGAACAAAAAGTTGTCGATGAAAAACCAATAATTCCAATCCATAATGTTGAGCCTAAAACAGAATCTCAACAGGCAACGCAGGAAATAAAAGTAGAAAAGAATAACAACTGGAAAAACTTTGCAGTCGCAGCGTCTGTTTTATTTCTAGTAAGTATCGGAGGCAATTTGTATTGGATGAATAGCCAAAGTGATATTAAAAAAGAACTGGCAGATTTAAAATCTGATAAGCAGTCTCAAAATCTTGCGATGCAGAATCTTGAGCAAAAACTGAAGATTACTTCAAACCCAAATATGCTTAAAATTGTTTTGGCAGGAGTTGAAAAACATCCTGAATCCAACGCAGTAGTCTATTGGGACAAAACGTCCAAAGATGTTTATTTAACGGCAAATAGTCTACCAAAAGCTCCGGAAGGAATGCAATATCAGCTTTGGGCAATTGCAGATGGAAAACCTGTAAGTGCAGGAATGTACACCGACGAAAAAGATGCTAAAATAGCTTTGTCAACCATTCCAAAGGCAGAAGCTTTTGCTATTACTTTGGAAAAAGAAGGCGGAAGTACAGTTCCTACCATGGAAAATATGTATGTAATGGGAGGGGTTTAA
- the uvrC gene encoding excinuclease ABC subunit UvrC, which produces MNPSLELQLKTLPSEPGVYRYYDKNENLLYVGKAKNLKKRVLSYFNKTLSGYRTRIMVGKINRLETTIVNSEYDALLLENNLIKEHQPFYNVMLKDDKTYPWICIKNEDFPRIFLTRNKIKDGSEYFGPYAKVRPAKILLDTIKHIYKLRTCNLNLSPKKIEEGKYKVCLEFHIKNCEGPCEDLESKEDYDEKIDAIRGIVKGDFRRAKEYLINQMTKYASNLQFENAQIIKERLDILEDYQVKHTVVNPDIDDVDVFGMTSDETAAYVNYFKIRNGNIIQSFTTEIKKMLEETDEEIMEEALIEIRQKFDSDSKEVLLPFHLSVEIPNVKLIVPKVGDKKRIVELSEKNAKEYRIEKLKQVQIVDPERHSNRIMAEMQKLLRMPVEPRHIEGFDNSNIQGTNPVSACVVFKNGKPSKADYRIFHPKTVVGPDDFKTMEEVIFRRYKRMLEEGESLPQLILIDGGKGQLSSAVKSLKLLGLYGKITIVGIAKRLEEIFFPEDPIPLYLDKKSETLKILQQVRDEAHRFGVKHHRARRTNSTIKSELEEIPGVGEKTIELLLSKLKSVKRIKESNLETLEEILGKSKAKVIWEFFNCN; this is translated from the coding sequence ATGAATCCTTCTTTAGAATTACAGCTTAAAACTTTACCTTCAGAACCCGGTGTTTATCGATATTATGATAAAAACGAAAATCTGCTGTATGTGGGAAAAGCAAAAAATCTAAAGAAAAGGGTACTTTCTTATTTCAACAAAACCCTTTCTGGATACCGCACCAGAATAATGGTCGGAAAAATAAACCGTCTGGAAACTACAATAGTCAACAGCGAATATGACGCTCTTTTATTAGAAAATAATCTGATTAAGGAACATCAGCCTTTCTACAATGTGATGTTGAAAGACGACAAAACCTACCCCTGGATTTGTATAAAAAATGAAGATTTTCCTAGAATTTTCCTTACAAGAAATAAAATAAAAGACGGTTCTGAATATTTCGGGCCTTACGCAAAAGTACGTCCGGCAAAGATTTTATTAGATACCATTAAGCATATTTATAAACTTCGTACCTGTAATTTAAATTTATCTCCAAAAAAAATTGAGGAAGGAAAATACAAAGTTTGTCTCGAATTTCATATTAAAAACTGTGAAGGACCTTGCGAAGATTTGGAAAGCAAGGAAGATTATGACGAAAAAATTGATGCTATTCGTGGAATTGTAAAAGGTGATTTCCGAAGAGCAAAAGAATATCTCATCAATCAAATGACGAAATATGCATCTAATCTTCAGTTTGAAAATGCTCAGATAATTAAAGAAAGACTGGATATTTTAGAAGACTATCAGGTAAAACATACGGTCGTAAATCCGGATATTGATGATGTAGATGTTTTCGGAATGACGAGTGATGAAACGGCGGCATACGTTAACTATTTTAAAATCAGAAACGGAAATATCATACAGAGTTTTACGACCGAAATCAAAAAAATGCTTGAAGAAACCGATGAAGAAATCATGGAAGAAGCATTGATTGAAATTCGTCAGAAATTTGATTCTGATTCTAAAGAAGTTTTGCTTCCATTTCACTTAAGTGTTGAAATTCCAAATGTAAAGCTGATTGTTCCAAAAGTAGGTGACAAGAAAAGAATTGTGGAGCTTTCAGAGAAAAATGCCAAAGAATACAGAATTGAAAAACTAAAACAGGTACAGATTGTAGACCCAGAAAGACATTCTAACAGAATTATGGCGGAGATGCAGAAATTACTAAGAATGCCTGTTGAACCTAGACATATTGAAGGTTTTGACAACTCAAACATTCAGGGAACAAATCCTGTTTCGGCGTGTGTTGTTTTTAAAAATGGAAAACCTAGTAAAGCTGACTACAGGATTTTTCATCCAAAAACAGTTGTTGGCCCCGATGATTTTAAAACAATGGAAGAAGTAATTTTCAGACGTTATAAAAGAATGCTGGAGGAAGGCGAAAGTTTACCCCAGTTAATTTTGATTGACGGTGGAAAAGGACAGCTTTCTTCTGCAGTAAAAAGTTTAAAACTACTTGGTCTTTACGGAAAAATTACCATTGTAGGAATTGCCAAAAGGCTGGAAGAAATTTTCTTTCCCGAAGACCCTATTCCCTTATACCTTGATAAAAAATCTGAAACTCTTAAAATTTTACAGCAGGTACGTGACGAAGCGCATCGTTTTGGGGTAAAACATCACAGAGCAAGACGTACCAATTCTACTATAAAATCTGAGCTTGAAGAAATTCCGGGGGTTGGTGAAAAAACAATTGAACTTCTTTTATCAAAATTAAAATCAGTAAAAAGAATCAAAGAATCTAACCTTGAAACTTTAGAAGAAATTTTAGGAAAATCTAAAGCGAAAGTAATTTGGGAATTTTTTAATTGTAACTAA
- the hutH gene encoding histidine ammonia-lyase — MIYGIDTFSFHDVLEICKDPNKAQLNDAAKEQIIKSQNNVKQIVESDRTVYGINTGFGPLCDVKISEEETAQLQYNLIISHAVGVGKPIDKEFSKIMMIAKVHALSKGFSGVSLEVIERFILMLEKDIIPVVPEQGSVGASGDLAPLSHLVLPLLGLGQVWVGNEIFETAEILEKNNIEPLVLGPKEGLGLINGTQFILAHAIKGLEKFEYLLDLADMTAAMSLEAYRGSASPFKKELHDIRPFEGSKKVAARMVKFLKNSENLKAHEECERVQDPYSMRCVPQVHGASRNAFEHLKMMAETELNSVTDNPIVLSAEESISGGNFHGQLMAMPLDYATLAVAELGNISDRRSYLLLEGKYGLPRLLTESSGLNSGFMIPQYTSAALVTENKTLCFPASADSIPTSLGQEDHVSMGSISGRKFNQVLGNLVNILAVELMFAAQGLEFRRPAKCSQIIEENFSILRSKVAKLEDDRLIGKDMLAIAELINDRKFVVNF; from the coding sequence ATGATTTACGGTATAGATACTTTCAGTTTCCATGATGTTTTAGAAATCTGTAAAGACCCCAATAAAGCGCAGTTGAATGATGCGGCGAAAGAACAGATTATAAAATCTCAGAATAATGTAAAACAGATTGTAGAATCAGACAGAACGGTTTATGGCATCAATACAGGTTTTGGACCACTTTGTGATGTGAAAATTTCTGAGGAAGAAACAGCGCAACTTCAGTACAATTTAATTATTTCTCACGCAGTAGGCGTTGGGAAACCTATTGATAAAGAATTTTCAAAAATCATGATGATTGCGAAGGTTCATGCTTTGTCTAAAGGTTTTTCGGGAGTTTCTTTGGAAGTAATCGAAAGATTTATTTTAATGCTTGAAAAAGATATTATTCCTGTAGTTCCAGAGCAAGGTTCTGTAGGTGCTTCAGGAGATTTGGCGCCTCTTTCTCATTTGGTTTTACCTCTTCTAGGACTTGGGCAAGTTTGGGTAGGAAACGAAATCTTTGAAACGGCTGAAATTTTAGAGAAAAATAATATTGAGCCTTTGGTTTTAGGACCAAAAGAAGGCTTAGGATTGATCAACGGAACTCAGTTTATTCTGGCTCACGCGATAAAAGGTTTAGAAAAGTTTGAATATTTATTAGACTTAGCAGATATGACTGCTGCAATGAGTCTTGAGGCGTACAGAGGTTCTGCAAGCCCGTTTAAAAAAGAGCTTCACGACATCAGACCATTTGAAGGAAGCAAAAAAGTAGCCGCAAGAATGGTGAAATTTTTAAAGAATTCTGAAAATTTAAAAGCTCATGAAGAGTGCGAAAGAGTACAGGATCCTTATTCGATGAGATGTGTTCCGCAGGTGCATGGTGCAAGTAGAAATGCTTTCGAACATCTTAAAATGATGGCAGAAACTGAGCTTAATTCAGTGACAGACAATCCAATTGTATTGAGTGCTGAAGAATCTATTTCGGGAGGTAATTTCCATGGACAATTGATGGCGATGCCTTTAGATTACGCAACTTTGGCGGTGGCTGAATTAGGAAATATTTCAGACAGAAGATCTTATTTATTATTAGAAGGAAAATACGGTTTACCAAGATTATTAACAGAAAGCTCAGGATTAAATTCAGGGTTTATGATCCCGCAATATACTTCTGCAGCTTTGGTAACTGAAAATAAAACGCTTTGTTTTCCGGCTTCGGCAGATTCTATTCCTACAAGCTTGGGTCAGGAAGATCATGTTTCGATGGGAAGTATTTCTGGTAGAAAATTTAATCAGGTTCTTGGGAATTTAGTAAATATTTTAGCCGTTGAATTAATGTTTGCAGCACAAGGTTTAGAATTCAGAAGACCAGCAAAGTGCTCTCAAATTATTGAAGAAAACTTCTCTATTCTACGTTCAAAAGTAGCAAAATTGGAAGACGACCGATTGATTGGAAAAGATATGTTGGCCATTGCTGAGTTGATTAATGATAGAAAGTTTGTTGTCAATTTTTAA
- a CDS encoding GNAT family N-acetyltransferase, protein MQILRTTSENPEFQNLVKKLDVYLAFMDGEDHAFYDQFNKIDMLKNCVVVFENDEAVSCGAIKALDEDSMEVKRMFKLPDYRGKGLAVSVLKELEVWAKELEYKKTVLETGKLQVEAVALYKKCGYEMIPNYGQYIGIENSICFDKIL, encoded by the coding sequence ATGCAAATCCTCAGAACAACTTCCGAGAATCCCGAATTTCAAAATCTTGTAAAAAAGCTGGATGTCTATTTAGCTTTTATGGATGGCGAAGATCATGCTTTTTATGATCAGTTTAATAAAATCGACATGCTGAAAAATTGTGTGGTGGTATTTGAAAACGATGAAGCGGTTTCTTGTGGCGCTATTAAAGCGCTTGATGAAGATTCTATGGAGGTAAAAAGAATGTTTAAACTTCCTGATTATCGCGGAAAAGGTCTTGCAGTTTCCGTTTTAAAAGAACTCGAAGTTTGGGCTAAAGAATTAGAATACAAAAAAACAGTTTTGGAAACAGGAAAACTTCAGGTTGAAGCTGTCGCACTATATAAAAAATGTGGCTATGAAATGATTCCAAATTACGGTCAGTATATAGGAATTGAAAACAGTATTTGTTTCGATAAAATTTTATAA
- a CDS encoding TIGR03915 family putative DNA repair protein — translation MTTLLYDGSFDGLFTAIFEVFEYRYKDVEIFNRENFQQENMFAEIQEVITQEEKSERVLNKLEQNIGKSGINQLLKVFLSEDQEMENLILSTVKQSIKHPEENILQNFVDSDMLKISKICKSVSRERHRMTAFVRFEKLQDDIYFAKIDPDFNVLPLIRKHFKDRYADQKWMIYDLRRHYGLFYDLENCEFFYPGEKLDLNQYQQKFHEEEKKYQTLWQSYFTKTNIKERKNTKLHIQQVPKRYWKYLTEKW, via the coding sequence ATGACTACGCTCCTCTATGATGGCAGTTTCGATGGACTTTTCACAGCGATATTTGAAGTTTTCGAGTATCGATATAAAGATGTAGAAATTTTTAATAGAGAAAATTTTCAGCAAGAAAATATGTTTGCGGAAATTCAAGAAGTGATTACCCAAGAAGAAAAGTCGGAGCGAGTTTTAAATAAATTAGAGCAAAATATTGGCAAATCAGGAATTAATCAACTCCTAAAAGTTTTTTTATCGGAAGACCAAGAAATGGAAAATCTGATTTTATCTACTGTAAAACAATCAATCAAACATCCTGAAGAAAATATTCTGCAGAATTTTGTTGATTCTGATATGTTGAAAATCTCAAAAATTTGCAAATCTGTAAGCCGTGAAAGACATCGGATGACTGCTTTTGTACGGTTTGAAAAACTGCAGGATGATATTTATTTTGCGAAAATCGACCCTGATTTTAATGTTTTACCTTTAATTAGAAAACATTTTAAAGACCGATATGCAGACCAAAAATGGATGATTTATGATTTGAGAAGACATTACGGTTTGTTTTATGATTTAGAAAACTGTGAATTCTTTTATCCTGGTGAAAAATTAGATTTAAACCAATATCAGCAGAAATTTCACGAGGAAGAAAAGAAATATCAAACGCTTTGGCAAAGTTATTTTACGAAAACCAATATTAAAGAAAGGAAAAATACAAAACTCCACATTCAGCAGGTTCCGAAACGATATTGGAAATATTTGACAGAGAAATGGTAA
- a CDS encoding DUF6678 family protein produces MQIQKIDSAISQFSQRLMSNSKWVRLIDGLVDNIEQIRKIQFKKIQNDKIGELFLDENTIYEHDYWHSGFKGNNSFGEWLEFREIEYLIFPKIIDSKNVIQNLEEIQLIIEKIGHFSIELNEDNLKLICYKE; encoded by the coding sequence TTGCAGATTCAAAAAATTGACAGTGCAATTTCACAGTTCTCACAGCGTTTGATGTCAAATTCAAAATGGGTAAGATTGATTGATGGGTTAGTTGATAATATTGAACAAATAAGGAAAATTCAATTTAAAAAAATTCAAAATGATAAAATCGGTGAGTTATTTTTGGATGAAAATACAATTTATGAACACGATTATTGGCATAGTGGTTTTAAAGGAAATAATTCTTTCGGAGAATGGCTGGAATTCAGAGAAATTGAATATTTAATTTTCCCTAAAATAATTGATTCAAAAAATGTTATTCAAAATTTAGAAGAAATTCAATTAATTATAGAAAAAATTGGGCATTTTTCCATAGAACTAAATGAAGATAACCTAAAACTAATTTGTTATAAAGAGTAA